The Helianthus annuus cultivar XRQ/B chromosome 16, HanXRQr2.0-SUNRISE, whole genome shotgun sequence genome includes a window with the following:
- the LOC110916155 gene encoding GRAS family protein RAD1: MTSRFFTRPLYSGQRLNHLKAGVHGVDSRIKLCGTKRKTDEASHMDTPNFLGNPMYEQDDVQAHTNTKDTTVCQDHSISPFSTQCYLSVIDNPSSPWNLFSLSSCGPKRMKRTVSMPQTTVDTSSLLDGVNVNIRRTSSTNSLPKLRFRDHVMTYTQRYLAAEAIEDAILENRPTKNEGNVDGMHLVQLLISCAEAVACRDKAHATNLLAELRANALVFGSSFQRVASCFMQGLTDRLALVQPLGALGLVAPTTNLSSIGSEKKEEALRLVYEVCPHIQFGHFVANLTILEAFEGESFVHVVDLGMTLGLPHGQQWRGLLDSLANHHGQSLRRLRITAVGTCVNRFHVIGDELEVYAQKLGINMEFSYVESSLEKLKPEDIKTYENEVLVVNSILQLHCVVKESRGALNSVLKIIHELSPKVLVLVEQDSSHNGPFFLGRFMEALYYYSAIFDALDAMLPKYDTRRAKIEQFYFAEEIKNIVSCEGPNRVERHERVDQWRRRMSRAGFQAAPVKLVAQAKQWLAKLEICEGYTIVEEKGSLVLGWKSKPIVAASCWKC; this comes from the coding sequence ATGACTTCACGTTTCTTCACACGTCCACTTTATAGTGGCCAAAGATTGAATCATCTTAAAGCAGGTGTCCATGGAGTTGATTCAAGAATCAAACTTTGCGGTACAAAGAGAAAGACAGATGAAGCTTCTCATATGGATACTCCTAACTTTTTAGGAAATCCAATGTATGAACAGGATGATGTTCAGGCACATACCAACACTAAGGATACAACCGTTTGTCAAGATCATTCAATATCTCCTTTTTCTACCCAATGTTATTTATCTGTTATAGACAATCCCAGCTCCCCTTGGAACCTATTTAGCTTGTCATCCTGTGGCCCAAAAAGGATGAAACGAACCGTGAGCATGCCTCAAACCACTGTGGATACTAGCAGTCTGTTAGATGGAGTAAATGTCAACATCCGTCGTACTAGTAGCACAAACAGCTTGCCTAAGCTTCGGTTTAGGGACCACGTAATGACTTACACCCAAAGATACTTAGCAGCCGAAGCCATTGAAGACGCTATCTTAGAAAACAGGCCCACAAAAAATGAAGGAAATGTGGACGGTATGCACCTTGTTCAGTTATTAATATCATGTGCTGAAGCCGTTGCGTGTCGTGATAAAGCACACGCAACAAACTTATTAGCCGAGCTTCGAGCCAATGCGCTTGTTTTCGGTTCATCTTTTCAGAGGGTGGCATCATGTTTTATGCAGGGGCTCACAGACCGGCTAGCTTTGGTGCAACCACTTGGTGCGCTTGGGTTGGTGGCCCCAACAACAAACTTAAGTTCAATCGGGTCCGAGAAAAAAGAAGAGGCGTTACGCCTGGTTTATGAAGTTTGCCCGCATATTCAGTTCGGACATTTTGTTGCCAACTTAACAATATTGGAAGCCTTTGAGGGAGAGAGTTTTGTTCATGTTGTTGACCTTGGGATGACCCTTGGTTTGCCACATGGACAGCAATGGCGTGGATTGTTAGACAGCCTGGCTAACCATCATGGTCAGTCTCTACGCCGCCTCAGGATCACAGCGGTTGGAACATGTGTTAACCGCTTCCATGTCATCGGCGATGAGCTGGAGGTTTATGCACAAAAACTGGGCATAAATATGGAGTTTTCATATGTAGAAAGTAGCTTGGAAAAGCTCAAGCCCGAAGACATTAAAACTTATGAAAACGAAGTGTTGGTAGTTAACAGCATTCTCCAGCTTCACTGTGTGGTGAAAGAGAGCCGGGGTGCTCTAAACTCGGTTCTAAAAATAATCCATGAACTGTCCCCAAAGGTTTTAGTCCTTGTTGAACAGGATTCAAGCCACAACGGGCCTTTTTTTCTTGGGAGGTTCATGGAGGCGTTGTACTATTACTCAGCCATATTTGATGCCCTTGATGCAATGCTGCCTAAATATGACACCAGACGAGCGAAAATCGAACAATTCTACTTTGCAGAAGAAATAAAAAATATTGTTAGTTGTGAGGGGCCTAATAGGGTGGAAAGGCATGAGAGGGTGGACCAATGGCGGAGGAGGATGAGCCGGGCAGGGTTTCAGGCTGCACCGGTGAAGTTGGTGGCTCAGGCAAAGCAGTGGCTGGCAAAGCTCGAGATTTGTGAAGGCTACACTATTGTGGAAGAAAAGGGTTCATTGGTTCTTGGATGGAAATCAAAGCCCATAGTGGCGGCTTCTTGCTGGAAATGCTAA